The sequence below is a genomic window from Bos javanicus breed banteng chromosome 5, ARS-OSU_banteng_1.0, whole genome shotgun sequence.
TCCACATCTTCTCCATATTCCCATAATCATATTGactcataaatattttttcagcagCATCCTTTATTTTTTGCAACTCTGTCTCTGACTTTGGAAAAaattagtccttttttttttttccccttccctctcctaaTTTCTAGCTTTGTGCTCCACATTAAACCTAACTGTGGCCAAGACTTAAGATTAGGATTTATGATGACCTGGAAAAGTAAACTAATAATTTTGAATTGAAAATACATGTGATAAAGAACTAGGGCCACAAAATTCTAAAGCCTTTGGAAATTCACTTTATTATTTCTACCCCAAAAAATCCATCTGTTTTCTCTGACTGGAATTGTTTTTCTCTCTAGCACtagcagccaaattaaaaattaatagaacttattctttctttttatttgcttattagaATTACAACCACTATTTTTAATGACAGATTTCATGAAATACAGTATAAAATTCTGCCTTTTAAGAATATATAATTCAGTGGCTCTTAGTGTgttcagagttgtgcaaccaccaGCTCTATCTGATTTTAGAACACTTTCATTACTACAGAAAGAAACTGTGTCCATCAGCAGTCACACACCATTCTTTCTCCCCAAAGCCCTAGGAAGTCACTGCCTCTACCaatttgtctattctggacatttcatataaatgggatcacACAATTTATGGCCtttttgtctgacttctttcactgtgcataatgttttcaaggttcatccatctgtccatacttaattcctttttatggctgaatattacTCCACTGTATGGATATTTCACATTTGGTTTTTCCATTCGTTATTCATCATGGAAAAAGTTCTGTGTTGTTTCTACTTTGGGGCCTTTATAAATAATGAATACTGCTCTGAACATTCACGTACAAGCTTTTACATGaacacttgttttctgttttcctgggTATAGACAGAGAGTGGAATTGGTAACCCtacatttaacattttgaggaactgccaaattgTCTCCCAAAGAGGTCGGACCATTTTAGAATCCagccagcaatgtatgagggttcaaatttctccacatcctcaccaacacttgtcttttttgttttagccatgctagtgggtgtgaaatggtatctcattgtggttttggtttgcattttcctaatgttgaaactccagtgctttggctacctcatgcgaagagttgactcattggaaaagactctgatgctgggagggattgggagcaggaggagaaggggacgacagaggatgagatggctggatggcatcactgactcgatggacgtgagtctgagtgaactccgggagttggtgatggacagggagacctggcgtgctgcgattcatggggtcgaaaagagtcagacacgactgagtgactgaactgaactgaactgaatgttgaaaTGAAGATGTcaagcaaacatcttttcatgtgctcattggccatttgtatatcttctttggagaaatgtctgttttaaaaaaatactgattcatttggctgtgtcaggtcttagctgtgacaCTGGGATCTTCACTGTGTCATGCACAGTCTTCTGTTGCAGTGCActgactctctagctgtggctcacgcgctccagagcacacaggtgcagtagtcgtggtgcacgggcttagttgctccacagcatgtgggggcttagctccctgaccggagatcgaacccacatcctctgcattgcaaggtggattcttaaccaccggaccaccagggaagtcccggaaatgtctgttcaaattgattgcccattttaaaaattggtggGGGGTGTTGTCCTTTTATTGTTGACTTGTAAGAATTTATTACATATTCTGAATACAAGTCCCTTattagatatataatttgcaactACTGTTTCCCATCCTGTGGGTTGTCTCTTTACCTTCTTGATGGTATCCTTTGAAGCAGAAATGTTTTTAATCTTGATGTagtcccttttattttttcctttgttgtttgtACTTTGGTATAGAAACACTGTTTTTCATAGAACACTTTTGGCGTTTCAGTTACATTAGTTAACTAGATTTTGAGAACTGGCTTGTAAATCCAGTTGATACTTACAGTCCCTCTGGAAGACTATATTAAGAAGACCAACAATGATGGTAATTTCCTGTATATAATTGTAGTGCAAATATGAAGTGTTGTAAAGGCTCAGAGGCTGGTAAGGGTCCTGAGCTGGAGTACTCAGGAGGGGCTCTGGGGCGGGACTTGAGGGGGCCCTGGTCTTGATGGGCCTAAGAGCTGTTAAATCTGAAGTGATATTCAGGAATCTATCTTCCTCCATGAGTTAAGGCAGCTTGAATTTGGAGcactggcaatggcaccccactccagtactcttgcctggaaaatcccatggacggaggagccttgtaggctgcagaccatggggtcgctaagagttggaaatgactgagcgacttcacttttacttttcactttcatgcactggagaaggaaatggcaacccactccagtgttcttgcctggagaatcccagggacggcagtgccttggtgggctgccgtctatggggtcacacagagtgggacacaactgaagcaacagcagcagcaagagcctTGTTCAGATTAGCCACTTCCTGCTGCTGCAGttacatcagtcatgtctgactctttgcaatccaatggactgtagcccacctggcttttctgtccttggaattttccatgcaagaatactggagtgggttgccatttccttccccaggggatcttcctgacccaggggtagaacctgcgtctcctgcactggcaggcaggttcctttaccactagcaccacctgggaagctcagattAGCCACTTAAGGTCTATCGTATCTGGTGCAACAGTGGAAAATAGGAAAGAACAGAAGTTTGGGTAGTTAAATGGGCAGCAACTGGTGATTGTGGTGGGCACATCAGCGCCATAGGCATGATCAGCTATACTTCCCATCTGGTAGCCAAGAGACTAAGCCTGTTTGGAGGCCCTGGGGTCACGCTGGCCATGCCCAGAGCAGACTCAAGTCTTTTCCTGGCCTCTGGACCACCCTAGTAGAAAGAGGACTCATGATAGTAGTGCATGTCCTCCGGAAGGGCTGGAACAGACAAAAATGTCCTAGCCTGCTGAGGTTTAGAGCTCTGAGATAAAGCAGTTTGAAAAGGCTCCCCTTATGAGGCCATTTGAACAGGACAGTTTTAAGGAAGTCTCAGAGGAAAAGGGTAGGGGAAGGGCTGAGGAATCAGGGTAAAGATGTCTGTTTTGCCTGATagcagataatttaaaaatagatgaaaattaaACTGCTCTTCAGTTTGTATTAAAATGTCCCTGTCAGAATGTCTGGGTCCCAACAGCAATGACAAAATGTCATAAGCCCTGAACCTCTGTGTAAAGATTATTCCCACACCCCTGAGAGAATAAGGAACTTCTCCTAGTCTCACTGCCAGACTTCCGTTGCCTGTAAAATTTGTGAAAACAGAAATTGTATCTATCCAAACATTTTATATCTCAGCATCTCTTCATTTCCTGTTCTGTCTGACCAGTCCCTCTCCTCTCACTCACATACCCCACATACCCTTTGgaagctcagtaaatatttattgataatgaAGATAATAACTAAAAATATGTTCCCATTAATGGGGTAAATCTCTTGCCACTCAAGTATCCTAAACCCATGAGAACCGCTTCAAAGATGGGTtcccttcacttaaaaaaaacaacccccAGAAAAAAACCTCTTTCCATGCTGTGCTCCCTGAGTTCTGGGAAGATTTCATTTTTAGATAGAATTCACTTACCCATCCACCATGCTGCTGGATCCAGGGCGAGAAATTCTCTTTCAGGTACTTGGTTCCAAAACCCAGCACCCTGTTCATGGGGTGGTTGTCGATGGTCGTGAGCTTGGCTATGACATCTATTGCAAGAGCAGCTTTAAAGCTCTGAGCTTTGACCTCTGATTCTCCCCTGGTGTCCACGCCCCTTAGGAACTGGTCTGTGATGGTCTTGACAACAGAATAGGATAACACATCCTGGAAGCAGGTCATCAAAACCTTGTCTTTCTTCAACTGTGTATGAGAGGAGAAACAGTATTTATCAGCCTTGGCCGGGGAGGCAGACTCTCCAGGTGGACACTGGGAGACTAAAACACCCAGTGGAAAACCCTGGATTCTAATCTCAAATGTGGGACCATATCCCACAGGACCAGACAGGCATGGACTTTCTCTGTGATTTCCTTCCATGGGAACCAATACAGACTGAACAGCCTGTTCACAGgacattcaacaaatgtttcctAGCGCTTATGACAGGTGGTACTGTGAACGATTAAGATGCGTCCTCACTCAAGGGGCTCAGAGTCCACTGACACTTGTGACCCAGTGAAAGGTGCTTTGTCAGAGGTTGTGTAATGAGCAGAATCCACAACCTGGAAATCACTGTTTTGGCTCAAACCCCTGCTCCATTTATTATTAGCTATGCAATCTTGGagaaattacttaacttctcagTTTCAGTTATGTCATCTCTAAACTGGGGCAACAGCCcctatgaaaaaagtgaaagtgaagtcactctgttgtggctgactctctgcaacctgatggactgtaacctgccagattcctccatccatgcgattttccaggcaagaatactagagtgggttgccatttccttctccaagggatcttctcaacccagggattgcacctgggtatcccacactgcaggcagactctttaccatctgagctaccagggaaacccagggtaGTTTTGAAACACTTGGCTTTGTGCCCAACATGGAGGAAATGCTCTTGAAATGTTAGCATGTGTCCAGGATGCTGAAACCTTCATGAGTTACCTGAGTTcatgtgaaaagaaaaacaaaacctaatcCATTGATTCCCTTCCATTGTTCTACTCAATTGATTTTACCTTATACTCCTCTCTTGAACGTTGTATTTCTTAGCTTTCCTCCCTTTAGAGTATCATGGTCTTAGAAAAAGAACAATACTCCcttggcattatttttttttttttttttttggccacgctgcacggcatatgggatctcagttccctgaccagggattgaacccatgtcccctgcattgggagcatggagtcttaacagctagaccaccagagaagtctcagtGGACAGCCTTGAGAGCTACAAGGTTCATCCTTCAAACGGGGAGAAATGACTTGCCCCGTACTCCTGTCCATTGATGCTAGTTCTGGAGAAACACAGGGTCATCATATGCCCTGTTCTGTTTTCTGCTTCGTCTGCACCCCTGACCACCCTCTACTATGGCCCCAAAGCTCTcctatttcctcctcttttctttggtCTGATACCTTGGTTTCCTCAATGTTTCTCATTCTGCACCATCGCATATTCCTCCCCCATCCTGGTCACCATCCTCTGGGACACCTCTGACAAAGGCATCGAGGAGCCACCAAGCACACTGGGGTGGACTGGGGTGGGTGGCTGGCTAGTTAGTGCTGTTAACCCCTCCTGCAGAGCTCCTCGGACCTGACTTCCTGCCCATGGATCCTTGCAAAACAAGAGAGTGTGTCCCCAGGCCAGCTCCCAATGGccagatgcaggagacctcatAGCCATCTACGGGTAACACAGAGAGACGAGATGCCTTCAGAAGCCGTGACCACAGGGGGGCCTGTCCACCACCTCCTTACCTGAAGGTAACCCTTGCACGTTCCTGATGGGAATAACCAGTCTCAACTTCTAACTGGCCTGAAACCCAGCATTCTCCAGGTAACGCTAACCCGTCCCCTGGCCGAACTGCTGAGAGAGAACAGTCTGGCCATTCTAGGGGGAGATTTCAGACAACACTCCAGACTTGGAGCAGCTGTGGGACACAGATATTCAGGCTGCAGGGCAAATACAAGAATCTAAACTTCCCTGAGGATCAGTTACATGGGGAACTAGATTCATAATTCTATTCAGCGAATTTTAATTTATTGgtgacttttttcctttccaaaaatTCCGAGGAGGCTCCAGAAGGTTTACttatgttttccaaagtgattcaTTTTTGAGACCCTGCCAGCATGAAGAGTTTTGACTCCAAGGGAAATAAAATTTAGGACTTAAGTGGAAACCAGAACTTTGAAAAAGGAGTACAACCATCAGTCCAGTTCCATTCCCCGGTACAGGGCGGGGACTCAGAAAGAAAACCCATTAGTTCAAGACGCTCCCTACCTCTCTTTCCAACTGCTCCCCCGAATATTTCAGCAGCTCAACAATTCTGGCTATTATTTGGTCTTCTCCTTCTGTCAGGGGAAAATTACAGTTATttctttcaagagaaaaaaaaaatcttgtatgTTTCCAGGGACAAGCTTGTAGCCTGGTTAGGGAGTGAGGAAGACCATGCACTTTGTAACTTAGAGCAAAGTAAATCTTACTTCACCTCTTCTGATGACACCCAAAGCATTCTGAACACCCTCTCCtccatccccttcttttcttccttctttcctcccctaGTCCCCCGATTCTCACCAGGAAACTCATCACTTTATTTGCTCTAAGAATGCTGTTGAAGACGCATGAGCTTATCTCTAATGATacttagaagaaatattttttaactttttattttgtattggggtatcgCCGATTAACAACCTTGTAATTGTTTCAGGTGGAGAGTAAAggaactcagtcatacatatacatgtatccattctcccctaaactccgcTATgttccaggctgccatataacattgagcagagttccctgtgctatacagtaggtccttgttggttatccattttaaatacagcagtgtgtacatgtccctcctaaactccctaactatcccttctccccgaTACTTAGAAGAAATGTCTCTCAGGTCTTTAGGGTTTTCCTGAGCAGGTGGTCTTTTCCCATGAAGACATCATAAACCCCTATTTGATCATATTCATCCTTTGTGTTAACTGCTAGAAAACTCAGAGCCAAACTGTGGCCTCCTAAGAGGAAGGTACAGTCTTCCTGAATTTGGGGAATTAAAGTCATTCCTAAACCCACCTGTTttcctacaatttttttttaacattatcttTCAAATTGGACTTATCTAACTAAAACATGTACTTTGTATGCTGTGTCTTCACAACAGGGTAGAGTCTAAGTAAATACAATGAATAAGTTCTCCCACCCCAAAGGCTAACATGGCAGATGGAGACAGAGATGGCTCCAGTTggtatgtgctgtgtgtgttggAACAGGGAAGGTGGAGTCTGCTTTCCCTTGTCTCCAAACATGCTAACAGGGAAATAATATTAGGAAAACAGTCATTGCTATAGCGTTGAATCCAAACAGAGACAAGCCTGTTACTGAGGGAACAGCATGTTTTCCTTGGGGCATAGTCTCTGAAGTCATGAAGTCCTCATGTGTgtcccagaggagaaggggaggagaggccAGGAAAGTCATGCCACGAGGTCGCGTGAAGGGCAATAAGGTAGGAAGCCTGAGACCCAAGTCGCCTGGGAGAAGGACTGGATGCTTCCGCCACCCGTGTGTagcttgtatctgactctgttgCCTCTTTCTGGGAAAGTTGCTGCAGCAGCAATCCCAGTTTCTCACGTGCCTGGAAGACGGGGCCCGAGCTTTTGCTTGTTTGGTGTCGTCACTTTATGTGGCCCAGACACACATGAGATAGCAGTAAAGTACGAACACTTTGGTTTCCCTTTTTTTTGCTCTCTGGGGGTCCCTGCTCTCCCAGCTCCTCACTCTAAGCCCCTTTGGTAGTCTGTGGTCCTGGCAGCTCAGCAAGGGTGGACACACTTACCAGTCTGGTTCTGGGGTTGGAGGGCACCGCCATGACTGGAGAATCTTCTGCCTTGTAGCTCAAGGTGCTGCAAACTCAAGAGCCAGCTGGGCCCCTcatcgtccactggggtttgagAAAGAGAACCACAGGCTGGACAGTCATTAGTGAGGGAATGTCAGACTGAACTCCTCTTCCCGGGCACTTGGTCCTGTTTCTCtcaactctgggcttccctggtagctcagaccgtaaagaatcgcctgccaatgcaggggatgcgggttccatccctgggtagggacgatcccctggaggagggcatggcaacccactccagtattcttgcctgggaaacccaatggacacaggagcctggcagagtacagtccatggagtcacaaagagttggacacaactgaatgactaacaccttCAGTTTCCCTTTCCCTCACATCTAGAATTTCTACAGGTCAGTTGGGGTCCACAGTCCTGGCTGTTGCTCCAGTTTGGGTGACAACCGACCCAGCTGGATCACTGCTTCTCAGGTCTGCTTCATGTTTGGCTCTAGGCTTGTGCCTGACAAGCCCCCTGCTTCTTCACGGGAGCCCAAGGCAATAGTGTAAACTCCCGGGTGGACGCTCCACCTACAGCCTGTGCACTCGCTTGAGCACACCGGGCCTTGGCCATGGCTAACATGGTGAAATCTAATGCTGTATTCTCCCCCGCTGCCCCCCAACTGTGAGCAAGATTGAGCGCTCCCTTTGtacctcctcctgcccctcaataGGAGACTTTTCTTTGGACTTAGCAGTGAGCTTGGCATGCTGCTTCCCTCTGCTGGCGCTCTCCCCTTGGCTTGGGCTGGGTTCTCCAGCTAAAGGTCAGTGCCTCCAGCGTGTGGTTGTGGTGCCCTGAGTGCAGGTCAGCAGAGATTCCTAAGTGGCGGGGCCCTGAGCTGAATAAATGCATACGTGCTCATGGACCTCTGCTTGGCCAACACGCACCCTGGGGCAAATGCTCAGAAGGGAAGTTTACCTTTCTTGGTACTTTCAGCTCCAGACTGCCCTTGGGGACCCTGGAATACCAGAACCCCTTTGGACTTGAAGCCTCCTCCCTGGCTGTGGAGCTCTTCTGGCGGCGGCCAGGAATAAACGATTTCAGCGACTCGGTTGGCAATGGAAACGACTCTGGGGTCCGCGGCTGAAAGAAGACAAAACGGTGCTGACAGGCCCTTCCCAGAACTTTGTCTGGCTCATTGGTATGCACGGTTGCCCGAAATGAAAACACCGGGCCTAGAGGGAAAGGAAATGGCCTGGGGCCGAGCAGGAGTGTGCGTTTGTGGGGGTGGTGGCATTCTTCAGAAAGCCTGGGCAGTTGCCTGGCagaggctgggatgggggaggggcacaCAGGAATGATTGCCACCTTGAAACAATTACCCCTCTGCACCCTCTTTTGGAAGTCTTGCAAAATTAGGGTCCCCTTGCCCCTTTGCAACACAAAAGGCAGTGCTTAGTTCTTTGCTTGAGGGAACGCTCATTacgcttttatttttattctttttcggGGCATGCTTTATATCTCGGAGAGCTGGCCCCTATGCACTTCGGAAGGCATTCAGCAGTGTGACAAGCCTTTGGGGGCTGGTCACTGAGGAGAGAGAAATATCACTTCTCTTGGGCCGTATTCCTGACTCAAGTCCATTATCAAGGAAACACGGACTCCCCTTGCTGGTATGGTCACGTGTCGTCTTCCCCGCCTCCACTCCAGCTGGGAAACATGCAGAAAATGTGGATAGATAAACAAGGATGCATAAAATCTAACCCATGACCCTCAAGAATTTACAATCCGAGAAAAGACTTATGTCAAGCGTTTGCACGTGTAACTGGAGAATAAGGCATCTGGGGACATGAAGGTTTAAACGGCTCTGGTCCCTGAACGTCATGGCCTGTGAAGGATAAGTCGACTTGGCCCCTGGTGGAGGACAGGGTTAGGGTAGGAGGGCAGGCAGTATTGCTGAGTTATTTGGGAGTAAAATTTCATTGTTAATCTGTCACTACGTTCTTAACACGTAGAAGCTTGTACAAGCTCTGCCTTTGATATGGAGCAGTCGTATCATGTAATGTTTAAGAACAACAGTATTTAATTCATAAGACTTGTTGACAGTAACAGGTTTGGGCCAGAAGGTCAGCATGCTCAGAGGAACTCCCAGACTTTGTCAATCAGGATAGATGAGCAAGGCAAGGTGTGGGTGTCATGTGAAGAGCTGGGTGTGACCTCCTGAGGAGCTGCCAGGTGATGTCTGGTTCTCTTTTCCCAGATTCTCCCATCACcctcctgggtgttcactgacaGGCCACTGATGCTCTGTCCACAATGCCTTCCTATTAAAAAGAAGGCATAATGGCTTCCTTAAAAAGCCACATTTATCATGGTGCTCCATTGGGTTCAAAAACAGATCAGCAGTGGATTAGAGAGAGAACTGGAGAGGTCAAGGAGTGGAGGATCAGTGCTTTTCCTTTCCGTTTAACAACAATCCTACCAAAAATACTTTTCCACTTTTAAATCACCTTACTGCAACCCAACCAGCCTCCTCGTGAATGCCAGCCACCCATGCAAGGAGGTGGCAAGAGGCTGGATTCCCAAACCAGTGGGAGCCTTCCCTTGTGTCCGCGGGAGCTGGAAAAGGAAAGCTTGCACGCCTTGCCTCTCTAACCTTGTGTGGTTGGTTGGGTGATCAGCAAGTTCTTTTCCATGGAAGAGTCACACTCTACCCACCTTGCCCTCAAAGGAGGCAGATGAAGGCCCTCATGgctgtccctccccatctcccagtCTCCACCACATGGTCATGAGACCAGCAGAGGACACAGAGGTGGTCCCCAAGCTGACTAACCTGTGTATCTGTTTCTATGGATTGGAGGAATGCAGACAAAATATGTGCAGGAAAATCTATAAGCAAACACATTTTGAAACTCAAATGAATTAATCTGGTTAACATTCccattctagggacttccctgacagtccggtggttaagattctgtgcttccaccacaggaggttctggttcaatccctggtcagggaactataagatcccacaggccttgcagtatggcaaaaaaataaaaaagaaaaagaaaatttccattctaatatctttttttcccccaagatttCCTTCTGGTCAGAGTTGGTCTGATCTGA
It includes:
- the BCL2L14 gene encoding apoptosis facilitator Bcl-2-like protein 14 isoform X2; this encodes MCTASPCDLEEIPLDDEDSDSLEFKILEFYVKHHVFQNTSAILSPKHLRTRSLSQKGPERWPVSEAWTQGPWPCRHSQSSEKAINLTKKKSSWRTLFGVAEKEEDSQSSPPEICAQAQRSGVPQARPRSPKWPRSRSSMDQRLEHKAADPRVVSIANRVAEIVYSWPPPEELHSQGGGFKSKGVLVFQGPQGQSGAESTKKVDDEGPSWLLSLQHLELQGRRFSSHGGALQPQNQTEGEDQIIARIVELLKYSGEQLERELKKDKVLMTCFQDVLSYSVVKTITDQFLRGVDTRGESEVKAQSFKAALAIDVIAKLTTIDNHPMNRVLGFGTKYLKENFSPWIQQHGGWEKILRMPHEEVD
- the BCL2L14 gene encoding apoptosis facilitator Bcl-2-like protein 14 isoform X1, with the protein product MCTASPCDLEEIPLDDEDSDSLEFKILEFYVKHHVFQNTSAILSPKHLRTRSLSQKGPERWPVSEAWTQGPWPCRHSQSSEKAINLTKKKSSWRTLFGVAEKEEDSQSSPPEICAQAQRSGVPQARPRSPKWPRSRSSMDQRLEHKAADPRVVSIANRVAEIVYSWPPPEELHSQGGGFKSKGVLVFQGPQGQSGAESTKKACGSLSQTPVDDEGPSWLLSLQHLELQGRRFSSHGGALQPQNQTEGEDQIIARIVELLKYSGEQLERELKKDKVLMTCFQDVLSYSVVKTITDQFLRGVDTRGESEVKAQSFKAALAIDVIAKLTTIDNHPMNRVLGFGTKYLKENFSPWIQQHGGWEKILRMPHEEVD